A stretch of the Leishmania infantum JPCM5 genome chromosome 30 genome encodes the following:
- a CDS encoding putative 60S ribosomal protein L9 produces MVKVKSLCTLQIPEGVTVDVKGRKVTVTGKRGTLTKDLTHLQLDLRVDKKNRTFTVIRWFGSKIPIACLNTTKAHVQNMITGVTKGYRFKVRCAYAHFPINVSVDGQNIEVRNFLGEKRVRRQLVPSSVKVSQTDPSKVKDEIIFDGNDLEQVSREAAVLHQMCLVKKKDIRKFLDGIYVQTKTNIEGAE; encoded by the coding sequence ATGGTCAAGGTCAAGAGCCTCTGCACCCTGCAGATCCCGGAGGGTGTGACCGTCGATGTGAAGGGCCGCAAGGTCACCGTCACGGGTAAACGCGGCACCCTCACGAAGGACCTGacgcacctgcagctggACTTGCGCGTGGACAAAAAGAATCGCACCTTCACGGTGATTCGCTGGTTCGGCTCCAAGATCCCGATCGCGTGCCTGAACACCACCAAGGCGCACGTGCAGAACATGATCACTGGCGTGACGAAGGGCTACCGCTTCaaggtgcgctgcgcctACGCTCACTTTCCGATCAACGTCTCCGTGGATGGCCAGAACATCGAGGTCCGCAACTTCCTTGGTgagaagcgcgtgcgccgccagctgGTGCCCAGCAGCGTGAAGGTCAGCCAGACCGACCCGTCCAAGGTCAAGGATGAGATCATCTTCGACGGCAACGATCTGGAGCAGGTGTCCcgcgaggccgccgtgctgcaccAGATGTGCCTGGTCAAGAAGAAGGATATCCGTAAGTTCCTTGACGGTATCTACGTCCAGACCAAGACCAACATTGAGGGTGCGGAATAG